In Candidatus Falkowbacteria bacterium, a genomic segment contains:
- a CDS encoding EamA family transporter, which yields MYILVAIFSYLLNAGVYISDKFLLSKKVHSSIVYAFYVGIWSLGNFVLLFFDPWVPDWWQLAFDVAAGLLFLFTLVFWYKALHQSEATRVVPIVGALTPIFSFLLSMIFLETKLFAQEIIAFILLIAGGVLISVKRTRVYLLGETRERIKNISGNVFGKYHAGLRPTSRLLINSVISAACFAAYFVFIKYIYSHTHQPFIGAFVWSRLGSFIGVLIILAVPAWRQMIRSSEQKQKRTKKQLAFFLGVRFAAAIAFILLNWAISLGNVSMINALQGTQYVFLLFIVIILARKYPRFINEEIGRGVILQKTIGVILVGIGLYLLVA from the coding sequence ATGTACATACTTGTTGCTATTTTTTCTTATCTTTTGAATGCTGGAGTCTATATCTCTGACAAATTTTTGTTATCAAAAAAGGTTCACTCTTCAATTGTCTATGCATTCTATGTAGGTATTTGGAGTCTTGGTAATTTTGTTTTGTTATTTTTTGATCCTTGGGTTCCTGACTGGTGGCAACTTGCGTTTGATGTTGCAGCAGGTTTATTATTTTTGTTTACATTGGTTTTTTGGTATAAAGCCTTGCACCAAAGTGAAGCGACGCGAGTTGTGCCAATTGTTGGAGCCTTGACACCAATCTTTTCATTTTTGCTCTCAATGATTTTTTTGGAAACAAAATTATTTGCTCAAGAAATAATTGCCTTTATCTTATTAATTGCCGGTGGAGTTTTAATTTCAGTAAAACGAACGCGTGTCTATTTACTTGGAGAAACTAGGGAGAGAATAAAAAATATTAGTGGCAATGTTTTTGGAAAATATCATGCCGGACTTCGTCCAACCTCACGATTGCTTATAAACTCTGTAATCTCAGCTGCTTGTTTTGCAGCTTATTTTGTCTTTATTAAATATATTTATTCCCATACTCACCAACCGTTTATTGGGGCATTTGTCTGGTCACGTCTTGGAAGCTTTATTGGGGTTTTAATTATTCTAGCAGTCCCAGCTTGGCGACAAATGATTAGATCTTCAGAACAAAAACAAAAGCGAACCAAAAAACAATTAGCCTTTTTCTTGGGAGTTCGCTTTGCGGCGGCTATTGCCTTTATTTTATTAAATTGGGCCATTTCATTGGGCAATGTATCAATGATTAATGCCTTACAAGGAACTCAGTATGTCTTTTTGTTGTTTATTGTGATAATACTAGCGAGAAAATACCCACGCTTTATTAATGAAGAGATTGGTCGTGGAGTAATATTACAAAAGACAATTGGCGTGATACTTGTTGGAATTGGATTATATTTATTGGTGGCGTAG
- a CDS encoding glycoside hydrolase family 1 protein, translated as MKNNIENFPKGFLWGAATSAYQIEGGLTNDWSEWEKSPSRIAELEALGHDPREYQSGLASNSWDHFEADISCLKQIKASAYRFSIEWSRVEPEEGKFDDEAIAKYRHFIQRLKEEGIEPFVTLWHWTNPLWLRDKGNWENKQAVECFRRYTAKMVQSLPEVTFWMTLNEPNIFVGKSYIEGTFPPQKKNPLLYLRVYRHLIKAHQVSYQTIKSYNKNAQVGVVTDNIFFDAKDILSKFSAMVIRWWWNRSFLNKVKNNLDFIGLNFYFHHLLKNGFPRPGDNERVSDMGWELYPWGIKPVIQELSRYQKPIYITENGLADEHDINRAWYITEVIKSIKEAIAEGADVRGYMHWSLLDNFEWALGFTKKFGLFSVDRNTWQRTARPSAAVYAEIVKNNIN; from the coding sequence ATGAAAAATAATATTGAAAATTTTCCAAAAGGGTTTCTATGGGGGGCGGCCACATCCGCATATCAGATAGAAGGAGGTCTAACTAATGACTGGTCTGAATGGGAGAAATCACCCTCTAGAATTGCTGAATTAGAGGCTTTAGGGCATGACCCACGCGAGTATCAATCTGGCCTCGCATCCAACTCCTGGGACCATTTTGAGGCTGATATTAGCTGTTTAAAGCAGATTAAGGCTTCTGCCTATCGGTTTTCTATAGAATGGTCTCGGGTAGAGCCAGAAGAGGGTAAATTTGATGATGAGGCTATAGCAAAATACCGTCATTTTATACAACGATTAAAAGAAGAAGGCATTGAGCCCTTTGTGACGTTGTGGCATTGGACTAACCCACTTTGGTTACGTGATAAGGGTAACTGGGAAAACAAACAAGCTGTGGAATGTTTTCGTCGATATACAGCAAAAATGGTTCAGTCATTACCTGAAGTAACGTTTTGGATGACTTTGAATGAGCCAAATATTTTTGTAGGTAAAAGCTATATTGAAGGAACATTTCCGCCACAGAAAAAAAATCCTTTGTTATATCTACGAGTATATCGACATTTAATTAAAGCGCATCAAGTTAGTTATCAAACAATCAAGTCATATAATAAAAATGCTCAGGTTGGGGTTGTAACTGATAATATCTTTTTTGATGCAAAGGATATCTTAAGTAAATTTTCAGCTATGGTTATTCGATGGTGGTGGAATCGATCATTTTTAAATAAGGTAAAAAATAATTTAGATTTTATTGGTTTAAATTTTTATTTTCACCATTTATTAAAAAATGGTTTTCCGCGACCAGGCGACAATGAAAGAGTATCTGATATGGGTTGGGAATTATATCCTTGGGGTATTAAACCAGTGATACAAGAATTAAGTCGTTATCAGAAACCAATTTATATTACAGAAAATGGTTTGGCTGATGAACATGATATAAATCGAGCTTGGTATATTACAGAAGTAATAAAATCAATTAAGGAAGCAATTGCTGAAGGCGCCGATGTTCGAGGGTATATGCATTGGTCATTACTTGATAATTTTGAGTGGGCACTTGGCTTTACAAAAAAGTTTGGATTGTTTTCAGTTGATAGAAATACCTGGCAACGAACAGCGAGGCCAAGTGCAGCAGTGTATGCTGAGATTGTAAAAAATAATATAAATTAA
- the nusB gene encoding transcription antitermination factor NusB produces the protein MANRHLSRTIAMQTLFAWDFNERQNSDISEIIQQNFEQFAPNFDDHGFVEGLVKGVIKHLEEINAYIVKYATEWPLDQITIVDRNVLRLGIYELVFDPNIPAKVAINEAIEIAKAFGGDSSGKFVNGVLGAIMKEMPAKAVDKEGAKKEKETEEEKPKESVLETTN, from the coding sequence ATGGCCAACCGCCACCTTTCACGAACGATCGCTATGCAAACTTTGTTTGCTTGGGATTTTAATGAACGACAAAATTCTGACATCTCAGAAATCATTCAACAAAATTTTGAGCAGTTTGCGCCAAACTTTGATGATCATGGTTTTGTTGAAGGCTTGGTCAAAGGAGTTATCAAACACCTGGAAGAAATTAATGCCTACATTGTTAAGTATGCAACTGAGTGGCCACTAGACCAAATCACAATTGTTGATCGAAATGTTTTACGTCTTGGTATTTATGAATTAGTTTTTGATCCAAATATTCCTGCGAAAGTTGCCATTAACGAAGCTATTGAAATTGCCAAAGCTTTTGGTGGTGATTCATCAGGCAAGTTTGTGAACGGTGTGCTTGGTGCAATCATGAAAGAAATGCCTGCCAAAGCCGTTGATAAAGAAGGAGCAAAAAAAGAAAAGGAGACTGAAGAAGAAAAACCAAAAGAGTCAGTTCTAGAAACAACTAATTAA
- the lgt gene encoding prolipoprotein diacylglyceryl transferase codes for MNFLHTFSPSPIAISIGPLSIYWYGIVLALAMSCALALAVKIGKHKNISSETIFDLAIWLIIGGLIGARIYEIGLNFSYYINAPIEIFQLWNGGLAIHGGLIGGVIALIIFIKKKKLDFWKLAAVLTPAVALGQAIGRWGNWFNQELFGVPTSKPWGIPIEALYRPEGYYKYLYFHPTFLYESIGSLVICIFLLILLRSRIKYQIIVGSYFILYGILRFALEFIKIDPTPLIFNIRWPQIMSIILVIIGVSLIVSPRFSVPQKDS; via the coding sequence ATGAACTTCCTGCATACTTTCTCACCAAGCCCAATTGCTATTAGCATTGGACCACTAAGTATTTATTGGTATGGCATTGTTTTAGCTTTGGCAATGAGTTGTGCTTTGGCACTGGCTGTGAAAATTGGCAAACATAAAAACATTTCCAGTGAAACAATATTTGATCTAGCAATTTGGTTAATTATTGGAGGATTGATTGGTGCGCGAATATATGAGATAGGATTAAATTTTTCATATTATATCAACGCACCCATAGAAATATTTCAACTTTGGAATGGAGGGTTGGCGATTCATGGTGGATTAATTGGTGGTGTTATTGCCCTCATTATATTTATTAAAAAAAAGAAACTAGATTTTTGGAAATTAGCTGCTGTTCTTACTCCTGCCGTCGCGCTTGGTCAGGCGATTGGCAGATGGGGTAATTGGTTTAATCAAGAATTGTTTGGTGTGCCAACAAGTAAACCCTGGGGTATTCCGATTGAGGCATTATATCGTCCCGAAGGGTACTATAAGTATTTATATTTTCATCCAACTTTTTTATATGAATCAATTGGCAGTTTGGTGATCTGTATTTTTTTATTAATTTTATTGAGAAGCCGTATAAAATACCAGATTATTGTTGGTAGTTATTTTATCTTATATGGCATACTACGATTTGCTTTAGAGTTTATAAAAATAGACCCCACTCCCTTAATTTTTAATATACGCTGGCCTCAGATCATGAGTATTATTTTAGTTATTATTGGTGTAAGTCTTATTGTCTCACCTCGTTTTTCAGTGCCTCAAAAAGACTCTTGA
- a CDS encoding O-antigen ligase family protein: protein MTYILLLILAVGFAGLAWKKLETAVQLLVLLLPLYLLRFTFVVPMTFLEVMILIVFVVWFLKNRFELVSHWKGLFKGKLPAEKNRYPFQWAIIAWLIISFIAVGVAGFSNAAFGIWRAYFFEPLLLFIVIINTHQTREKIICLLGSFSLSTVAVSVFAIYQYITGHYIPNDFWASSVNRRATSFFPFPNAVGLYLAPIIMLLVGNLGRLWKSGAKFITNEWQYLATIFGIMLGLGAVAAARSEGAIFALAIGFVLFGLFSQKKIRVLTLGLIIAGGLMITFIQPLQHYIVDRVLLRNFSGQVRQAQWKETWQMLSDGRLLSGAGLASYQSAIKPYHQEGIFVKDYRDPDYQRKVVFNEEFRNSVWQPLEIYLYPHNVVLNFWTELGLIGVLVFLWISITFLYYGVRAYRYTKKQNDPFMYVVLGLTLSLVVILIHGMVDVPYFKNDLAAMFWVMMGMMGVVSLNKESSK from the coding sequence ATGACATACATACTATTATTAATTTTAGCTGTTGGCTTTGCCGGACTAGCTTGGAAAAAATTAGAAACAGCTGTTCAGTTGTTGGTGTTGTTGTTGCCTCTCTATTTATTACGCTTCACTTTTGTTGTTCCAATGACTTTTCTGGAAGTGATGATTTTGATTGTGTTTGTAGTTTGGTTTTTGAAGAATCGTTTTGAGTTGGTGTCACATTGGAAGGGATTATTTAAAGGTAAGTTGCCTGCTGAAAAAAATAGGTATCCATTTCAATGGGCAATTATAGCCTGGTTAATTATTTCATTTATTGCCGTTGGTGTTGCTGGCTTTAGTAATGCTGCTTTTGGAATTTGGCGAGCATATTTTTTTGAACCACTATTATTATTTATAGTTATTATCAATACACACCAAACAAGAGAAAAAATTATTTGTTTACTTGGTTCATTTAGTTTGTCTACGGTTGCTGTTTCTGTTTTCGCAATCTATCAATATATAACCGGTCACTATATACCTAATGATTTTTGGGCAAGCTCAGTCAACCGTCGTGCGACTTCGTTTTTCCCTTTTCCAAATGCAGTTGGCTTATATCTTGCACCAATTATAATGTTGCTTGTCGGAAATTTGGGGCGACTTTGGAAAAGTGGTGCAAAATTTATTACCAATGAATGGCAGTATCTGGCAACTATTTTTGGAATTATGTTGGGACTTGGTGCAGTGGCAGCTGCGCGGTCAGAAGGTGCGATATTTGCATTAGCAATTGGTTTTGTTTTGTTTGGGTTGTTTAGTCAGAAAAAAATTCGGGTACTAACTCTTGGTTTAATTATTGCTGGTGGTTTGATGATTACTTTTATACAACCACTACAACACTACATTGTTGATCGCGTGTTGCTGCGAAATTTTTCTGGTCAAGTTCGCCAAGCTCAATGGAAAGAAACCTGGCAGATGTTATCTGATGGAAGATTATTATCTGGAGCTGGGCTGGCTAGTTATCAGTCCGCCATCAAGCCATATCATCAAGAAGGTATTTTTGTGAAAGATTATCGTGATCCTGATTATCAAAGGAAAGTAGTTTTTAATGAAGAGTTTCGTAATTCAGTTTGGCAACCTCTGGAAATATATTTATATCCTCATAATGTTGTTTTAAATTTTTGGACAGAACTAGGGTTGATTGGTGTACTAGTGTTTCTTTGGATTAGCATTACTTTTTTGTATTATGGAGTTCGAGCCTATAGATATACCAAAAAACAGAATGATCCTTTTATGTATGTGGTGCTTGGGTTAACCTTGTCATTGGTGGTTATCTTGATTCATGGTATGGTTGATGTGCCTTATTTTAAAAATGATTTAGCAGCTATGTTTTGGGTGATGATGGGGATGATGGGGGTTGTGTCTTTGAATAAAGAGTCCTCTAAATAG
- the rpmF gene encoding 50S ribosomal protein L32, protein MVQMKKRTKSATNNRRSHHALKPKTLISCPKCKKAVMPHRACANCGYYKTGEAVKVKIAKKK, encoded by the coding sequence ATGGTTCAAATGAAAAAGCGCACCAAGAGCGCGACCAATAATCGTCGCTCACACCATGCGCTAAAACCAAAAACTTTAATCAGCTGCCCAAAATGCAAGAAAGCAGTTATGCCACATCGTGCGTGTGCAAACTGTGGTTACTATAAAACTGGAGAAGCAGTTAAAGTTAAAATCGCTAAAAAGAAGTAG
- a CDS encoding nitroreductase family protein produces the protein MKLSTKDIISAMNWRYAVKRFNPKKKLTATDLEALLEIARLSPSSLGLMPYKIVVISNNKKVRQKIYDTACNQPKIIEAPYLLVFCTYRKFTTTFVDSFIDLFAKERKLSNEQVANLRKARRAFITETSHKELDEWAGDQAFIDLGVLIASAALLRIDAAPIGGFKSEVLDKVLNLKKYNLRSRVVCALGYRSDQDSEAKEKKVRFSKSDFVIRLK, from the coding sequence ATGAAACTTTCTACAAAAGATATAATCTCCGCCATGAATTGGCGTTATGCAGTTAAACGATTTAATCCAAAAAAGAAATTAACTGCTACTGATCTTGAGGCGCTCTTAGAAATTGCTAGACTATCGCCCTCATCTCTCGGTTTAATGCCATATAAAATTGTGGTAATTTCGAATAATAAAAAAGTTCGTCAAAAAATTTATGATACGGCATGTAATCAACCGAAAATAATCGAAGCACCCTATCTTTTGGTTTTTTGCACATACCGAAAATTTACAACTACTTTTGTCGATTCGTTTATTGATTTATTCGCCAAAGAACGAAAACTATCAAACGAACAGGTTGCTAATTTGCGTAAAGCTCGTCGAGCGTTTATTACTGAAACAAGTCATAAAGAATTAGATGAATGGGCTGGCGATCAGGCATTTATTGATCTTGGTGTTTTAATTGCATCGGCAGCTTTGCTACGAATTGACGCGGCACCGATTGGTGGTTTTAAGTCAGAAGTTTTGGACAAAGTTTTAAATTTAAAGAAATATAATCTTCGTTCAAGAGTTGTTTGCGCTCTCGGCTATCGTTCAGACCAAGACTCTGAGGCTAAAGAGAAAAAAGTTCGTTTTTCCAAGTCAGATTTTGTTATTAGACTTAAATAA
- a CDS encoding M48 family metallopeptidase, giving the protein MPSITLLNRTIPYTLKINPRSKRVRLAVYPDASFIVSAPRFVSSRTIEKFIVSKAQWILERIDYFTTFGYSHKVKDSKAEYLQYKEQARKLAHERIEHYNVIYRFKVNSISIRNQKTRWGSCSRKGNLNFNYKIALIPQELSDYIIVHELCHLGQFNHSDKFWKLVAQTIPHHLALRKELKKNHIRYT; this is encoded by the coding sequence ATGCCTTCCATCACCCTCCTCAACCGTACAATCCCCTACACTCTCAAAATCAACCCTCGTTCAAAACGTGTTCGTCTGGCTGTGTATCCTGATGCTTCATTTATTGTCTCTGCACCTCGTTTTGTTTCATCAAGAACAATTGAAAAGTTTATTGTTTCCAAAGCTCAATGGATTCTTGAAAGGATTGATTATTTTACCACTTTCGGCTATTCTCATAAGGTAAAAGACTCAAAAGCTGAATACCTGCAATATAAAGAACAAGCGAGAAAACTAGCTCATGAACGAATTGAACATTATAATGTAATCTATCGATTCAAAGTCAATTCAATTTCAATTCGTAATCAAAAAACTCGCTGGGGTAGTTGTTCAAGAAAAGGTAATTTAAATTTTAATTATAAAATTGCCCTTATCCCACAAGAACTATCAGATTATATTATTGTGCATGAACTATGCCACCTTGGACAATTTAATCACTCGGATAAATTTTGGAAACTAGTTGCCCAGACAATTCCTCATCATCTAGCACTTCGCAAAGAATTAAAAAAGAATCATATACGCTATACTTAA
- the rnc gene encoding ribonuclease III, translated as MIKEFSKLQATINYTFKNPDLLKQAMVHRSYINEHPEFILGHNERLEFLGDAVLEIIVTEHLYHTYPDTPEGELTDWRASLVNAKMLAQIAQELSIEENLYLSRGEEKDSNSKARHYILANAMEALIGSIYLDGGLEPAKVFIHSFILSHFEHILENHLYLDPKSRFQEKAQEVENITPHYKVISETGPDHNKIFEVGLYLGETMIAIGRGSSKQEAQVDAATQGLTNKGWK; from the coding sequence GTGATAAAAGAATTCAGCAAACTACAAGCTACTATTAATTATACTTTTAAGAATCCTGACTTGCTCAAACAAGCCATGGTTCATCGTTCCTATATAAACGAACATCCAGAATTTATTTTGGGACACAATGAACGACTTGAATTTTTAGGTGACGCTGTTTTAGAAATTATAGTAACTGAACATTTATACCACACCTATCCTGACACTCCAGAAGGTGAGCTAACTGATTGGCGTGCTAGTTTAGTCAATGCCAAAATGCTGGCACAAATTGCTCAAGAACTTTCCATTGAAGAAAATTTATATCTGTCACGCGGTGAAGAAAAAGATTCAAACTCTAAAGCTCGACATTATATTTTAGCCAATGCTATGGAAGCTTTGATTGGCTCAATTTATCTTGACGGAGGTCTTGAACCCGCAAAAGTATTTATTCATTCTTTTATCTTGTCACACTTTGAACACATTTTAGAAAATCATTTATACCTTGATCCAAAATCACGCTTTCAAGAAAAAGCACAGGAAGTTGAAAATATTACGCCACATTACAAAGTTATTTCCGAGACCGGTCCTGACCATAATAAAATCTTTGAAGTTGGCTTATACCTTGGAGAAACCATGATTGCCATTGGAAGAGGCTCTTCTAAACAAGAAGCTCAAGTTGATGCCGCTACCCAAGGCTTAACAAATAAGGGCTGGAAATAG
- a CDS encoding TraR/DksA family transcriptional regulator, with product MNPEILEKIKADLLQQQKQLVEEMSGIGQGVNLHRGPDIPDYGTESDENAQEVEQYTTNLEADKVLEKTKADIDSALKSIEDGSYGICKYCGNEIEEKRLLIRPFSSSCVSCKTKLQQN from the coding sequence ATGAACCCTGAAATTCTTGAAAAGATTAAAGCAGATCTACTGCAACAACAAAAACAATTAGTTGAAGAAATGTCTGGCATTGGCCAAGGTGTTAATTTACATCGTGGACCGGATATTCCTGACTATGGAACTGAAAGTGATGAAAACGCACAGGAGGTTGAGCAGTATACAACCAACCTTGAAGCAGATAAAGTTCTAGAGAAAACTAAAGCTGATATTGATTCAGCTCTAAAAAGTATTGAAGATGGTAGTTATGGTATTTGTAAATATTGTGGAAATGAAATTGAAGAAAAACGTTTATTGATTCGTCCGTTTTCATCTTCTTGTGTCAGCTGCAAAACCAAGCTTCAACAAAATTAA
- a CDS encoding rRNA pseudouridine synthase: MTKIVLQKFLSGAGVASRRQAEALIKGGNVKINGKMAKLGDRVDDNDDVRIRGQKINLINNFVYIKLNKPEDYVSTNRSFKGEKNVLELVRYSTPLTIVGRLDKDSEGLLFLTNDGELANKLTHPKFGVEKVYVVTLGHDIGKDKKEEKTKVAEIQEKFRNGIEIGMGDGVVKAERVKHLKGRSFEVVLRQGKKRQIRRMFRRLGFHVARLVRVRIGNVTIGRLRKGQWEHIKKAEVEKLKSLTAVIPPSLSFPRRRESK, from the coding sequence ATGACAAAAATAGTATTACAAAAATTTCTATCAGGAGCAGGAGTCGCTTCTCGCCGACAGGCTGAAGCCTTGATTAAAGGTGGCAATGTAAAAATAAACGGTAAGATGGCTAAGCTTGGTGACCGTGTTGATGATAATGATGACGTCAGAATTCGTGGTCAAAAAATAAATTTGATTAATAATTTTGTTTATATTAAGCTCAACAAACCAGAAGATTATGTTTCCACCAATCGCTCATTCAAAGGTGAAAAAAATGTTTTGGAATTAGTTCGCTATTCAACGCCGTTAACGATTGTTGGACGACTTGATAAAGATAGTGAAGGCTTGTTATTTTTAACCAACGATGGTGAGTTGGCAAATAAATTAACGCATCCAAAATTTGGTGTTGAAAAAGTGTATGTCGTAACGCTCGGACATGATATTGGTAAAGATAAAAAAGAAGAAAAAACTAAAGTGGCTGAGATTCAAGAAAAGTTTAGAAACGGAATTGAAATTGGGATGGGAGATGGTGTTGTGAAAGCTGAGCGTGTAAAACATTTAAAGGGTAGATCGTTTGAAGTTGTATTACGACAAGGAAAAAAAAGACAGATTAGACGGATGTTTAGACGTTTAGGTTTTCATGTTGCTCGTTTAGTTCGAGTGAGAATTGGAAATGTGACGATTGGGAGATTACGTAAAGGACAATGGGAGCATATAAAGAAAGCTGAGGTTGAGAAGTTGAAATCTTTAACTGCCGTCATTCCGCCTTCACTGTCATTCCCGCGCAGGCGGGAATCTAAGTGA
- a CDS encoding signal peptidase II, whose protein sequence is MIALLRNRIRNTALISAVFLVITDRFLKSLAQIYWQENPQEIFNFLHLGFFKNQFIAFSLNTIINPLFFIVPILIILLVYFFYTLKNQHLYEATGLMFILAGAMSNLYDRLLYGYVIDYIDLRYFTVFNVADMMICGGVMYLLHQNVKNNYF, encoded by the coding sequence ATGATAGCGCTCTTGCGCAATAGAATAAGAAACACGGCCTTGATCAGCGCCGTGTTTCTTGTTATTACTGATAGGTTTCTAAAATCATTAGCTCAGATTTATTGGCAAGAAAACCCTCAAGAAATTTTTAATTTTTTACACCTAGGATTTTTTAAAAACCAGTTCATTGCTTTTTCACTTAATACTATTATAAATCCATTATTTTTTATCGTTCCAATTTTAATTATATTACTAGTATATTTTTTCTATACACTAAAAAACCAGCACCTATACGAGGCAACTGGCTTAATGTTTATTCTTGCTGGAGCAATGAGTAATCTTTATGATCGTCTACTCTACGGATATGTAATAGACTATATTGACCTAAGATATTTCACGGTATTTAATGTTGCCGATATGATGATTTGTGGAGGGGTGATGTATCTACTCCATCAAAATGTAAAAAATAATTATTTTTGA
- a CDS encoding aminoglycoside phosphotransferase family protein, translating into MSVVKAKIEQEKVVLYLKKNFDDLIDHVEFIVGGESSQAFSFHTSNGDYIIRVNMWSTSGFEKDAYAYNHFKTENIPIPEIIEIGKIDEKFNFAISKKVKGKTINKLSDEEYHKTFSNLLSILDSIHCTDINNSSGYGRWSNDGIAPYSSWKEFIFSVQKWVQNNDVFTSSFLEKDVWGIIFQKMEKLAEFCPEERYLVHGDYGSNNVTAENGRVTGVFDWADSLYGDFVYDIAWMTFWLKDKEKQQSLEKYYEQRNIKNFAERLLCYKLRIALGSMSFYSFSKQKEKYDLVKERTLRLLGSIQ; encoded by the coding sequence ATGTCTGTTGTAAAAGCAAAAATTGAACAAGAGAAAGTAGTCTTATATCTCAAAAAGAACTTTGATGATTTAATTGATCATGTAGAGTTTATTGTTGGTGGCGAGAGTTCACAAGCATTCAGTTTTCATACTAGTAATGGCGATTATATTATTCGTGTAAATATGTGGTCTACGAGTGGTTTTGAAAAGGACGCTTACGCATATAATCATTTCAAAACCGAGAATATTCCAATCCCAGAAATTATAGAGATTGGAAAGATTGATGAGAAATTTAATTTTGCTATTTCAAAAAAAGTAAAAGGAAAAACTATTAACAAGCTTAGTGACGAAGAATATCATAAAACATTTTCCAATCTTTTAAGTATTCTTGACTCCATCCACTGCACTGATATTAATAATTCATCTGGATATGGAAGATGGAGTAACGATGGGATAGCCCCTTATAGTTCCTGGAAAGAGTTTATTTTTTCAGTACAGAAATGGGTTCAAAATAATGATGTTTTTACTAGCTCCTTTCTCGAGAAAGATGTTTGGGGGATTATTTTTCAAAAAATGGAAAAGCTCGCAGAATTTTGTCCTGAAGAGCGATATCTTGTACATGGAGATTATGGAAGCAATAATGTTACAGCTGAAAATGGAAGAGTGACTGGTGTATTTGATTGGGCTGATTCACTTTATGGAGATTTTGTTTATGATATTGCCTGGATGACGTTCTGGCTAAAAGATAAAGAAAAACAACAGAGTCTTGAAAAATATTATGAACAGAGAAATATAAAAAATTTTGCTGAGCGGTTGCTTTGCTATAAACTTCGAATTGCCCTTGGTTCAATGAGCTTCTATTCATTTTCAAAACAGAAAGAAAAATACGATTTAGTTAAAGAACGGACATTAAGATTGCTTGGGTCAATACAATAA